From one Brachypodium distachyon strain Bd21 chromosome 4, Brachypodium_distachyon_v3.0, whole genome shotgun sequence genomic stretch:
- the LOC100832582 gene encoding serine carboxypeptidase II-3, translating to MRITFLLLLHICVAALLAEASQEARLREFIVSRRSSRSSRSNAYNVHDEQKVRVGATNTRSLGAEHSVSHQTTLKAADKIAALPGQPDGVSFSQYSGYVTVDEANGRALFYYLVEAAGDAAAKPLVLWLNGGPGCSSFGYGAMIELGPFRVNSDNKTLSRNKHSWNNVANVIFLESPAGVGFSYSNTTSDYDKSGDQRTADDAFIFLVNWLERFPEYKGRAFYISGESYAGHYVPQLAATILSHNMNDTTRTSLNLLGILVGNPYLDDSMNTKGVIDYLWSHAVISDEVQINITKNCKFNPSDGTACLDAMAAYDLANTDVYDIYGPVCIDAPDGKYYPSRYIPGYDPCSGYYIEAYLNDLEVQKALHARTTEWSGCTDLHWKDSPASMVPTLKWLLEHGLPVWLFSGDFDSVCPFTATRYSIHDLGLAVAEPWRPWTASKEVGGYIQLYTGGLVFASVRGAGHQVPYFEPERALILVSSFLKGMLPPYEKGL from the exons ATGAGGATCACCTTCCTTTTACTTCTCCACATTTGCGTGGCCGCGTTGCTTGCAGAAGCATCGCAAGAGGCTCGACTCAGAGAGTTCATCGTGTCCAGAaggagcagcagaagcagcagaagCAATGCGTACAACGTACATGATGAGCAAAAGGTAAGAGTTGGCGCTACCAATACCAGAAGCCTCGGAGCAGAGCACTCTGTCTCTCACCAGACCACTTTGAAGGCCGCCGATAAGATTGCGgcgttgccggggcagccCGATGGTGTCAGTTTCAGCCAGTACAGCGGGTACGTGACCGTCGACGAGGCGAACGGCCGCGCGCTTTTCTACTACCTCGTGGAGGCtgccggcgacgcggcggcgaagccaCTCGTCCTCTGGCTCAACGGAG GTCCTGGATGCTCATCATTTGGCTACGGAGCAATGATAGAGCTAGGCCCGTTCCGCGTGAACAGCGACAACAAAACCCTCAGCAGAAACAAGCACTCCTGGAACAACG TGGCTAACGTGATCTTCTTGGAATCGCCGGCCGGGGTCGGGTTTTCCTACTCCAACACGACCTCCGACTACGATAAGAGTGGAGACCAGAGGACAGCGGATGATGCGTTTATCTTCCTTGTCAACTGGCTTGAGAGGTTTCCTGAGTACAAAGGCCGAGCCTTCTACATCTCTGGCGAGAGCTACGCTGGCCACTATGTCCCGCAGCTCGCAGCCACCATCTTGAGTCACAACATGAACGATACTACAAGAACCTCCCTAAATCTTCTGGGTATCTTG GTTGGGAACCCATACCTTGATGACAGCATGAACACAAAGGGGGTGATTGACTACTTGTGGAGCCATGCGGTGATATCAGATGAGGTGCAGATCAACATCACCAAGAACTGCAAATTCAATCCGTCGGACGGTACAGCATGCTTGGATGCTATGGCCGCATATGATCTTGCTAACACGGATGTGTACGATATATACGGACCAGTTTGCATCGACGCGCCCGATGGAAAATACTACCCCAGCCGCTAT ATACCGGGGTATGACCCGTGCAGCGGCTATTACATAGAGGCTTACCTCAACGATCTGGAGGTGCAAAAGGCTTTGCATGCTAGAACAACCGAGTGGTCCGGATGCAC GGACTTGCACTGGAAAGATTCACCGGCGTCCATGGTGCCTACACTCAAATGGCTGTTGGAGCACGGACTTCCCGTGTGGTTGTTCAG CGGCGATTTTGACTCAGTGTGCCCGTTTACTGCCACGAGGTACTCCATCCATGACCTCGGCCTCGCTGTTGCCGAGCCGTGGCGCCCCTGGACTGCAAGCAAAGAG GTTGGAGGATATATTCAATTATACACGGGCGGTTTGGTGTTTGCGTCTGTAAGGGGAGCTGGGCACCAGGTCCCTTACTTCGAACCTGAGAGAGCGTTGATATTGGTCAGCTCCTTTCTGAAAGGAATGCTTCCGCCCTATGAAAAGGGTCTGTAA
- the LOC100832892 gene encoding LOW QUALITY PROTEIN: serine carboxypeptidase 24 (The sequence of the model RefSeq protein was modified relative to this genomic sequence to represent the inferred CDS: substituted 2 bases at 2 genomic stop codons), with the protein MRNNNSYLAVALVILLGASVTHATFLQHDALKSFLKSRAQTLANGPVEADTWADPDSSFSNLPTSCKSPPPGTREADKIAALPGQPPRVNFDQYSGYVTVSEQHGRALFYYFVESPYQASSKPLVLWLNGGPGCSSLGAGAMAELGPFRVNSDGKTLSRNRHAWNNVANVIFLESPAGVGFSYSNTSSENTVSGDRRTAVDAYIFLLNWLERFPEYKGRDFFIAGESYSGHYVPQLATVIVFLRKLGLTSMNLKGIFRRHGXCVPDYCDKVLRQGSQSGCHKTVASVVHTXARDSAMRNTIAFSLTLVVLLGASLTATDASQEEQLRKFIEAKAAKRFTNRPSANGPEETDPWADPSSFSDLPTRCQGPFEGSKAADKIVALPGQPPRVNFDQYSGYVTVSKEFGRELFYYFVESPYDAPSKPLLLWLNGGPGCSSLGYGAMKELGPFRVNLDGKTLSRNKHAWNNLANVIFLESPAGVGFSYASNNSNNNNNVGDRRTAEDAFVFLQKWLERFPEYKGRDFYIAGESYGGHYVPQLATVIKFMNELHGTPFINLRGIFVGNPYLDDYKNGKGFVEFLWNHGVFSDEVWAGILANCTFSPSDDWQCFVATHASQKGNIDLYNIYAPICLQSYYGTYHSSSYLAGYDPCIDHYTETYLNNLEVQAALHARINTSWSGCTDLGYNDGPVSVVPTIKKLVEHGLSVWLYSGDMDSVCSITATRYSVKDLNLPITKPWDPWYTPDSEVGGYVQQYEGGFTFASVRGAGHLVPSYQPKRALVLLYSFLKGMLPPADIPN; encoded by the exons ATGAGGAACAATAACTCGTATCTCGCGGTGGCACTGGTGATCCTACTGGGCGCATCGGTGACGCATGCTACCTTCTTGCAGCACGATGCGCTGAAGAGCTTCCTCAAGTCCAGGGCCCAGACGCTCGCTAATGGGCCTGTTGAGGCGGACACATGGGCCGACCCGGACAGCAGCTTCAGCAACCTGCCCACGAGCTGCAAGAGCCCGCCGCCGGGCACGAGAGAGGCCGACAAGATCGCGGCGCTGCCCGGCCAGCCCCCGCGCGTCAACTTCGACCAGTACTCCGGCTACGTCACCGTGAGCGAGCAGCACGGCCGCGCGCTCTTCTACTACTTCGTCGAGTCCCCCTACCAGGCCTCCTCCAAGCCGCTCGTCCTCTGGCTCAACGGTGGGCCTGGGTGCTCCtcgctcggcgccggcgccatggccgagctCGGCCCGTTCCGCGTGAACTCCGACGGCAAGACCCTCAGCAGAAACAGACACGCCTGGAACAACG TGGCAAATGTGATCTTCCTGGAGTCGCCGGCTGGCGTCGGGTTCTCGTACTCGAACACGTCATCGGAGAACACCGTGAGCGGCGACAGGAGGACCGCGGTGGACGCCTACATCTTCCTGCTCAACTGGCTCGAGAGGTTCCCCGAGTACAAGGGCCGTGACTTCTTCATCGCCGGCGAGAGCTACAGCGGCCACTACGTCCCCCAGCTCGCCACCGTCATCGTTTTCCTCCGCAAACTCGGTCTCACAAGCATGAACCTCAAGGGAATCTTC CGGCGACATGGATGATGTGTGCCCGATTACTGCGACAAGGTACTCCGTCAAGGATCTCAATCTGGCTGTCACAAAACCGTGGCGTCCGTGGTACACACCTGAGCGCGAG ACTCTGCC ATGAGGAACACCATCGCCTTCTCCCTCACACTCGTCGTTCTGCTAGGCGCATCGCTCACAGCCACAGATGCCTCCCAGGAGGAGCAGCTCAGGAAGTTCATAGAGGCCAAGGCCGCAAAGAGGTTCACGAACAGGCCGAGCGCAAACGGGCCTGAGGAAACTGACCCATGGGCCGATCCGAGCAGCTTCAGCGACCTGCCCACGCGCTGCCAGGGCCCGTTTGAGGGCAGCAAGGCCGCTGACAAGATTGTAGCGCTGCCCGGCCAGCCGCCCCGCGTCAACTTCGACCAATACTCCGGCTACGTGACCGTGAGCAAGGAATTCGGCCGCGAGCTCTTCTACTACTTCGTGGAGTCCCCCTACGACGCGCCCTCCAAGCCACTCCTCCTCTGGCTCAACGGTGGGCCGGGATGCTCGTCGCTGGGCTACGGCGCCATGAAGGAGCTCGGCCCGTTCCGAGTCAACCTTGACGGGAAGACGCTGAGCAGGAACAAGCACGCCTGGAACAACC TGGCTAACGTGATCTTCCTGGAGTCACCTGCCGGCGTCGGGTTCTCCTACGCGAGCAACAATtcgaacaacaacaacaacgtgGGCGACCGCAGGACGGCCGAGGACGCGTTCGTCTTCCTGCAAAAATGGCTCGAGAGGTTCCCGGAGTACAAGGGCCGGGACTTCTACATCGCCGGGGAGAGCTACGGCGGCCACTACGTCCCCCAGCTCGCCACCGTCATCAAATTCATGAACGAACTCCACGGCACCCCCTTCATAAACCTCCGTGGCATCTTC GTTGGCAACCCGTACCTTGACGATTACAAGAACGGCAAGGGGTTTGTGGAGTTCCTGTGGAACCACGGGGTGTTCTCCGACGAAGTGTGGGCAGGCATCCTCGCCAACTGCACCTTCAGCCCGTCCGATGACTGGCAGTGCTTCGTGGCGACGCACGCATCCCAGAAAGGGAACATCGATCTCTACAACATATACGCTCCGATCTGCCTCCAGTCATACTACGGAACGTACCACTCCAGCAGCTAT TTGGCCGGATACGATCCGTGCATCGACCACTACACCGAGACTTACCTGAACAATCTCGAGGTGCAAGCAGCTCTGCACGCTAGGATCAACACAAGCTGGTCAGGTTGCAC TGACTTGGGCTATAACGATGGCCCTGTTTCCGTGGTGCCAACCATCAAAAAGCTGGTCGAACATGGGTTAAGCGTATGGCTCTACAG tgGCGATATGGATTCCGTATGCTCTATTACAGCGACGAGGTACTCTGTCAAGGATCTAAACCTGCCCATCACGAAACCATGGGACCCTTGGTACACCCCTGACAGTGAG GTTGGAGGATACGTTCAGCAGTACGAGGGAGGCTTCACGTTTGCATCGGTGAGGGGAGCCGGCCATCTGGTCCCCAGTTACCAGCCCAAGAGGGCGCTTGTTCTTCTCTACTCTTTCCTCAAGGGCATGCTCCCACCTGCTGATATCCCAAACTGA
- the LOC100826809 gene encoding uncharacterized protein LOC100826809 isoform X2, whose translation MNGRARRPAGAHGAKAFPKGDRKDPRKAMPVKGPTNAARSVTRGMANRIQSRRERKLALQQDVDKLKKKLRHEENVHRALERAFTRPLGALPRLPPYLPSNTLALLAEVAVLEEEVVRLEEQVVNFRQGIYQEAIIFSSSTKNGGEGYVPAQLMPSSPTPNSELSPTDHAPARPSPNGTASGKQAARKPPPATANIDDRAGSGAGKENQSCSNTSTRNCRQSPLQKVAKSRVPAVAPEKRRAAQTINTAPDRKRLADAASNNSEKVSQDGSSGPNRLSEELLSCLLTIFSQMSSSSSGQEEEQALSPSVSGSCASSSEDAYPQDPYGILELGSRDIGPYKRLHVIDAASFDRNALANNTLLGRRLKALLRKLSSVDLVGLSHQQKLAFWINIYNSCMMNAFLEQGIPTTPHMLVAMMPKATIEVGGRTHSAMSIEHFVLRLPYSAKHVHPEEGTKGEDASMTARGGFGLEWPEPLVTFALSCGSWSSPAVRVYTAARVEEELEGAKGDYLQAAVGVSSPARLAVPKLLHWYLLDFAKDVDSLMDWVCLQLPTELRQSALRAVAADGARRIQVLPYEFRFRYLLAS comes from the exons ATGAATGGCCGGGCTCGGAGGCCGGCGGGGGCGCACGGTGCGAAGGCATTCCCAAAGGGCGACAGG AAGGACCCGAGGAAAGCCATGCCGGTGAAGGGACCGACCAACGCCGCGAGGTCGGTGACCAGAGGCATGGCGAACAGGATCCAATCGAGGAGAGAGCGCAAACTTGCGCTGCAGCAAGAT GTCGACAAgctcaagaagaagctgcGGCACGAAGAGAACGTCCACCGAGCTCTGGAGAGGGCGTTCACGAGGCCGCTCGGCGCCCTGCCTCGCCTGCCCCCGTATCTGCCGTCCAAT ACGCTAGCTCTTCTCGCGGAGGTGGCGGTGCTGGAGGAGGAAGTCGTGCGGCTTGAGGAGCAGGTGGTCAACTTCCGGCAAGGCATCTACCAGGAGGCCATaatcttctcctcctccaccaagaACGGCGGCGAGGGATACGTGCCGGCGCAACTAATGCCGTCGAGCCCGACGCCAAATTCAGAGTTATCTCCAACGGATCATGCTCCTGCTCGTCCATCACCCAACGGGACCGCTAGCGGCAAGCAGGCAGCAAGAAAGCCACCTCCTGCCACAGCTAACATAGACGACCGCGCCGGCTCCGGGGCTGGAAAAGAGAACCAGTCCTGCAGCAACACCTCGACCAGAAATTGTCGCCAGTCGCCGTTGCAGAAGGTTGCTAAATCCAGGGTGCCGGCAGTGGCGCCTGAGAAACGCAGGGCTGCTCAG ACGATTAATACAGCGCCTGACCGTAAAAGGCTCGCAGACGCTGCCAGCAATAATTCAGAGAAGGTGTCCCAGGACGGCTCTAGCGGGCCGAACAGATTGTCGGAGGAACTGTTGAGCTGCCTGCTTACCATCTTCTCGCAGATGAGCTCATCCAGCAgtgggcaagaagaagagcaggCATTGTCTCCTTCGGTTTCAGGTTCCTGCGCGAGCTCATCAGAGGACGCGTACCCTCAGGACCCTTACGGCATACTGGAATTGGGCAGCAGGGACATTGGCCCATACAAGCGACTCCACGTGATCGACGCCGCCTCGTTCGATCGGAATGCGCTGGCCAATAACACGCTTCTCGGCCGGAGATTGAA GGCCTTGCTCCGGAAGCTCTCCTCAGTTGACCTGGTGGGGCTCTCCCATCAGCAGAAGCTGGCGTTCTGGATCAACATCTACAATTCCTGCATGATGAAT GCATTCCTGGAGCAAGGGATACCTACCACGCCCCATATGCTCGTGGCAATGATGCCAAAG GCGACGATCGAGGTGGGTGGGCGCACGCACAGCGCCATGTCGATCGAGCATTTCGTCCTCAGGCTACCCTACAGCGCCAAGCAT GTGCATCCCGAAGAAGGAACCAAGGGCGAGGACGCGTCGATGACGGCGCGAGGCGGGTTCGGCCTGGAGTGGCCCGAGCCGCTGGTCACCTTCGCGCTCTCCTGTGGAAGCTGGTCCTCTCCCGCC GTGAGGGTGTACACGGCGGCAcgtgtggaggaggagctggagggCGCCAAGGGGGACTACCTGCAGGCCGCCGTGGGCGTGTCTTCCCCGGCGAGGCTCGCGGTCCCGAAGCTCCTGCACTGGTACCTCCTGGACTTCGCCAAGGACGTGGACTCGCTCATGGACTGGGTCTGCCTGCAGCTGCCGACCGAGCTGCGGCAGAGCGCGCTGCGGGCCGTGGCCGCCGACGGAGCGCGCCGCATCCAGGTGCTCCCCTACGAGTTCAGGTTCAGGTACCTGCTGGCGTCGTGA
- the LOC100826809 gene encoding uncharacterized protein LOC100826809 isoform X1 has translation MNGRARRPAGAHGAKAFPKGDRMMQKDPRKAMPVKGPTNAARSVTRGMANRIQSRRERKLALQQDVDKLKKKLRHEENVHRALERAFTRPLGALPRLPPYLPSNTLALLAEVAVLEEEVVRLEEQVVNFRQGIYQEAIIFSSSTKNGGEGYVPAQLMPSSPTPNSELSPTDHAPARPSPNGTASGKQAARKPPPATANIDDRAGSGAGKENQSCSNTSTRNCRQSPLQKVAKSRVPAVAPEKRRAAQTINTAPDRKRLADAASNNSEKVSQDGSSGPNRLSEELLSCLLTIFSQMSSSSSGQEEEQALSPSVSGSCASSSEDAYPQDPYGILELGSRDIGPYKRLHVIDAASFDRNALANNTLLGRRLKALLRKLSSVDLVGLSHQQKLAFWINIYNSCMMNAFLEQGIPTTPHMLVAMMPKATIEVGGRTHSAMSIEHFVLRLPYSAKHVHPEEGTKGEDASMTARGGFGLEWPEPLVTFALSCGSWSSPAVRVYTAARVEEELEGAKGDYLQAAVGVSSPARLAVPKLLHWYLLDFAKDVDSLMDWVCLQLPTELRQSALRAVAADGARRIQVLPYEFRFRYLLAS, from the exons ATGAATGGCCGGGCTCGGAGGCCGGCGGGGGCGCACGGTGCGAAGGCATTCCCAAAGGGCGACAGG ATGATGCAGAAGGACCCGAGGAAAGCCATGCCGGTGAAGGGACCGACCAACGCCGCGAGGTCGGTGACCAGAGGCATGGCGAACAGGATCCAATCGAGGAGAGAGCGCAAACTTGCGCTGCAGCAAGAT GTCGACAAgctcaagaagaagctgcGGCACGAAGAGAACGTCCACCGAGCTCTGGAGAGGGCGTTCACGAGGCCGCTCGGCGCCCTGCCTCGCCTGCCCCCGTATCTGCCGTCCAAT ACGCTAGCTCTTCTCGCGGAGGTGGCGGTGCTGGAGGAGGAAGTCGTGCGGCTTGAGGAGCAGGTGGTCAACTTCCGGCAAGGCATCTACCAGGAGGCCATaatcttctcctcctccaccaagaACGGCGGCGAGGGATACGTGCCGGCGCAACTAATGCCGTCGAGCCCGACGCCAAATTCAGAGTTATCTCCAACGGATCATGCTCCTGCTCGTCCATCACCCAACGGGACCGCTAGCGGCAAGCAGGCAGCAAGAAAGCCACCTCCTGCCACAGCTAACATAGACGACCGCGCCGGCTCCGGGGCTGGAAAAGAGAACCAGTCCTGCAGCAACACCTCGACCAGAAATTGTCGCCAGTCGCCGTTGCAGAAGGTTGCTAAATCCAGGGTGCCGGCAGTGGCGCCTGAGAAACGCAGGGCTGCTCAG ACGATTAATACAGCGCCTGACCGTAAAAGGCTCGCAGACGCTGCCAGCAATAATTCAGAGAAGGTGTCCCAGGACGGCTCTAGCGGGCCGAACAGATTGTCGGAGGAACTGTTGAGCTGCCTGCTTACCATCTTCTCGCAGATGAGCTCATCCAGCAgtgggcaagaagaagagcaggCATTGTCTCCTTCGGTTTCAGGTTCCTGCGCGAGCTCATCAGAGGACGCGTACCCTCAGGACCCTTACGGCATACTGGAATTGGGCAGCAGGGACATTGGCCCATACAAGCGACTCCACGTGATCGACGCCGCCTCGTTCGATCGGAATGCGCTGGCCAATAACACGCTTCTCGGCCGGAGATTGAA GGCCTTGCTCCGGAAGCTCTCCTCAGTTGACCTGGTGGGGCTCTCCCATCAGCAGAAGCTGGCGTTCTGGATCAACATCTACAATTCCTGCATGATGAAT GCATTCCTGGAGCAAGGGATACCTACCACGCCCCATATGCTCGTGGCAATGATGCCAAAG GCGACGATCGAGGTGGGTGGGCGCACGCACAGCGCCATGTCGATCGAGCATTTCGTCCTCAGGCTACCCTACAGCGCCAAGCAT GTGCATCCCGAAGAAGGAACCAAGGGCGAGGACGCGTCGATGACGGCGCGAGGCGGGTTCGGCCTGGAGTGGCCCGAGCCGCTGGTCACCTTCGCGCTCTCCTGTGGAAGCTGGTCCTCTCCCGCC GTGAGGGTGTACACGGCGGCAcgtgtggaggaggagctggagggCGCCAAGGGGGACTACCTGCAGGCCGCCGTGGGCGTGTCTTCCCCGGCGAGGCTCGCGGTCCCGAAGCTCCTGCACTGGTACCTCCTGGACTTCGCCAAGGACGTGGACTCGCTCATGGACTGGGTCTGCCTGCAGCTGCCGACCGAGCTGCGGCAGAGCGCGCTGCGGGCCGTGGCCGCCGACGGAGCGCGCCGCATCCAGGTGCTCCCCTACGAGTTCAGGTTCAGGTACCTGCTGGCGTCGTGA
- the LOC100826809 gene encoding uncharacterized protein LOC100826809 isoform X3 — MGSLVSTAFVASETSSNWMMQKDPRKAMPVKGPTNAARSVTRGMANRIQSRRERKLALQQDVDKLKKKLRHEENVHRALERAFTRPLGALPRLPPYLPSNTLALLAEVAVLEEEVVRLEEQVVNFRQGIYQEAIIFSSSTKNGGEGYVPAQLMPSSPTPNSELSPTDHAPARPSPNGTASGKQAARKPPPATANIDDRAGSGAGKENQSCSNTSTRNCRQSPLQKVAKSRVPAVAPEKRRAAQTINTAPDRKRLADAASNNSEKVSQDGSSGPNRLSEELLSCLLTIFSQMSSSSSGQEEEQALSPSVSGSCASSSEDAYPQDPYGILELGSRDIGPYKRLHVIDAASFDRNALANNTLLGRRLKALLRKLSSVDLVGLSHQQKLAFWINIYNSCMMNAFLEQGIPTTPHMLVAMMPKATIEVGGRTHSAMSIEHFVLRLPYSAKHVHPEEGTKGEDASMTARGGFGLEWPEPLVTFALSCGSWSSPAVRVYTAARVEEELEGAKGDYLQAAVGVSSPARLAVPKLLHWYLLDFAKDVDSLMDWVCLQLPTELRQSALRAVAADGARRIQVLPYEFRFRYLLAS; from the exons ATGGGCTCGTTGGTTTCTACGGCTTTTGTTGCTTCAGAGACCAGCTCGAATTGG ATGATGCAGAAGGACCCGAGGAAAGCCATGCCGGTGAAGGGACCGACCAACGCCGCGAGGTCGGTGACCAGAGGCATGGCGAACAGGATCCAATCGAGGAGAGAGCGCAAACTTGCGCTGCAGCAAGAT GTCGACAAgctcaagaagaagctgcGGCACGAAGAGAACGTCCACCGAGCTCTGGAGAGGGCGTTCACGAGGCCGCTCGGCGCCCTGCCTCGCCTGCCCCCGTATCTGCCGTCCAAT ACGCTAGCTCTTCTCGCGGAGGTGGCGGTGCTGGAGGAGGAAGTCGTGCGGCTTGAGGAGCAGGTGGTCAACTTCCGGCAAGGCATCTACCAGGAGGCCATaatcttctcctcctccaccaagaACGGCGGCGAGGGATACGTGCCGGCGCAACTAATGCCGTCGAGCCCGACGCCAAATTCAGAGTTATCTCCAACGGATCATGCTCCTGCTCGTCCATCACCCAACGGGACCGCTAGCGGCAAGCAGGCAGCAAGAAAGCCACCTCCTGCCACAGCTAACATAGACGACCGCGCCGGCTCCGGGGCTGGAAAAGAGAACCAGTCCTGCAGCAACACCTCGACCAGAAATTGTCGCCAGTCGCCGTTGCAGAAGGTTGCTAAATCCAGGGTGCCGGCAGTGGCGCCTGAGAAACGCAGGGCTGCTCAG ACGATTAATACAGCGCCTGACCGTAAAAGGCTCGCAGACGCTGCCAGCAATAATTCAGAGAAGGTGTCCCAGGACGGCTCTAGCGGGCCGAACAGATTGTCGGAGGAACTGTTGAGCTGCCTGCTTACCATCTTCTCGCAGATGAGCTCATCCAGCAgtgggcaagaagaagagcaggCATTGTCTCCTTCGGTTTCAGGTTCCTGCGCGAGCTCATCAGAGGACGCGTACCCTCAGGACCCTTACGGCATACTGGAATTGGGCAGCAGGGACATTGGCCCATACAAGCGACTCCACGTGATCGACGCCGCCTCGTTCGATCGGAATGCGCTGGCCAATAACACGCTTCTCGGCCGGAGATTGAA GGCCTTGCTCCGGAAGCTCTCCTCAGTTGACCTGGTGGGGCTCTCCCATCAGCAGAAGCTGGCGTTCTGGATCAACATCTACAATTCCTGCATGATGAAT GCATTCCTGGAGCAAGGGATACCTACCACGCCCCATATGCTCGTGGCAATGATGCCAAAG GCGACGATCGAGGTGGGTGGGCGCACGCACAGCGCCATGTCGATCGAGCATTTCGTCCTCAGGCTACCCTACAGCGCCAAGCAT GTGCATCCCGAAGAAGGAACCAAGGGCGAGGACGCGTCGATGACGGCGCGAGGCGGGTTCGGCCTGGAGTGGCCCGAGCCGCTGGTCACCTTCGCGCTCTCCTGTGGAAGCTGGTCCTCTCCCGCC GTGAGGGTGTACACGGCGGCAcgtgtggaggaggagctggagggCGCCAAGGGGGACTACCTGCAGGCCGCCGTGGGCGTGTCTTCCCCGGCGAGGCTCGCGGTCCCGAAGCTCCTGCACTGGTACCTCCTGGACTTCGCCAAGGACGTGGACTCGCTCATGGACTGGGTCTGCCTGCAGCTGCCGACCGAGCTGCGGCAGAGCGCGCTGCGGGCCGTGGCCGCCGACGGAGCGCGCCGCATCCAGGTGCTCCCCTACGAGTTCAGGTTCAGGTACCTGCTGGCGTCGTGA